Proteins encoded in a region of the Rutidosis leptorrhynchoides isolate AG116_Rl617_1_P2 chromosome 9, CSIRO_AGI_Rlap_v1, whole genome shotgun sequence genome:
- the LOC139866492 gene encoding LOW QUALITY PROTEIN: transcription factor GTE6-like (The sequence of the model RefSeq protein was modified relative to this genomic sequence to represent the inferred CDS: deleted 1 base in 1 codon), whose amino-acid sequence MEELRIEENNVDDIGLKVDDLFTKVEKLEQRVNEIEQYYLTATQKQSSGSQKSSFLKDKEKGKHIPGFKKHQQETARREAAAAKRMQEIMRQFGSILRQITQHKWAWPFMQPVDVEGLGLVDYYEVIDRPMDLSTIKNQMEAKDGTEYKHVRDIYSDMKLVFQNALKYNEEKTDVYMMAKTLLDKLEEKWLQFLPRVTEEEKRREEEEAEALLNLQHAQDAALAKKARDISNELYETDMHLEELRETVAQKCRKLSIEDKRNIGIALTQLSPEDLSKALEIVARHNPTFHSAAVEIDLDINAQSESTLWRLKYFVKDALQTHNKTDATIGVSNEPANRHMSPTKVTNTSKTIASKRKKQICNALATTANRKNQIRSS is encoded by the exons ATGGAAGAATTGAGGATTGAGGAAAATAATGTGGATGATATTGGGCTTAAAGTAGATGATTTGTTCACTAAGGTTGAAAAG CTTGAACAAAGAGTAAATGAGATAGAGCAGTACTACTTAACTGCAACCCAAAAACAATCTAGCGGTTCTCAAAAAAGCTCGTTTCTGAAGGATAAAGAAAAGGGAAAACATATTCCAGGTTTTAAGAAACATCAACAAGAAACAGCACGCAGAGAGGCTGCTGCTGCTAAGAGAATGCAGGAGATTATGCGACAATTCGGTTCAATTCTACGCCAG ATTACACAACACAAGTGGGCATGGCCATTTATGCAACCTGTAGACGTTGAAGGTCTTGGATTGGTTGACTATTATGAG GTGATTGATAGGCCCATGGACTTGAGTACGATTAAAAATCAAATGGAGGCTAAAGATGGTACTGAATACAAACATGTACGGGATATATATTCGGATATGAAGTTGGTTTTTCAAAATGCCTTGAAATATAATGAAGAAAAAACCGATGTTTATATGATGGCCAAAACTTTGTTGGACAAGTTAGAAGAGAAATGGCTTCAATTCTTACCAAGGGTTACCGAAGAG GAAAAAAGGCGAGAAGAAGAGGAAGCAGAAGCACTGTTGAACCTACAGCATGCTCAAGACGCAGCTCTTGCTAAAAAGGCTAGGGATATAAGTAACGAG CTTTATGAAACGGATATGCACTTGGAGGAACTAAGAGAAACTGTGGCTCAAAAATGCAG GAAATTGTCGATTGAAGACAAAAGAAACATTGGGATAGCGTTAACTCAGTTGTCTCCTGAAGATCTTAGCAAAGCACTTGAAATTGTAGCTCGGCACAATCCAACTTTTCATTCGGCTGCAGTTGAGATCGACCTTGATATCAATGCTCAG AGTGAATCAACTCTATGGAGGCTAAAATACTTTGTGAAAGATGCTCTACAAACTCATAATAAAACTGATGCAACCATTGGAGTCAGCAACGAGCCTGCTAACCGTCACATGAGCCCCACCAAAGTAACCAACACTAGTAAAACCATTGCGTCCAAACGG AAAAAACAGATATGTAATGCCCTTGCAACGACTGCAAATAGAAAGAATCAGATTCGGTCATCTTAA
- the LOC139865924 gene encoding elongation factor 1-alpha 1-like isoform X2, with amino-acid sequence MGKEKTHVSIVVIGHVDSGKSTTTGHLIYKLGGIDKRVIEKFEKEAAEMNKRSFKYAWVLDKLKAERERGITIDIALWKFETTKYYCTVIDAPGHRDFIKNMITGTSQADCAILIIDSTTGGFEAGISKDGQTREHALLAFTLGVKQMICCCNKMDSTTPKYSKNRFDEIVKEVSSYLKKVGYNPDKVPFVPISGFEGDNMIERSTNLDWYKGPTLLEALDAINEPKRPSDKPLRLPLQDVYKIGGIGTVPVGRAANFTSQVIIMNHPGQIGNGYAPVLDCHTSHIAVKFAEILTKIDRRSGKELEKEPKFLKNGDAGMIKMVPTKPMVVETFSEYPPLGRFAVRDMRQTVAVGVIKSVDKKEPTGAKVTKAAVKKGGK; translated from the exons ATGGGAAAGGAAAAGACTCATGTCAGCATTGTGGTTATTGGCCACGTGGACTCAGGCAAATCAACCACAACAGGTCATCTGATCTACAAGCTTGGAGGTATCGACAAGCGAGTAATCGAAAAGTTCGAGAAAGAAGCTGCTGAGATGAACAAACGCTCGTTTAAATACGCCTGGGTACTCGACAAGCTCAAGGCAGAACGTGAACGTGGTATCACAATCGATATCGCTCTTTGGAAATTCGAGACTACAAAGTATTATTGTACTGTTATTGACGCTCCTGGACATCGAGATTTTATTAAGAACATGATCACTGGAACATCTCAAGCCGATTGTGCTATTCTTATTATCGATTCCACAACTGGTGGCTTCGAAGCTGGTATTTCGAAAGATGGTCAGACACGTGAGCACGCGCTACTTGCTTTCACACTTGGTGTCAAACAGATGATTTGTTGCTGCAACAAG ATGGATTCTACAACTCCGAAGTACTCGAAGAACCGTTTCGATGAAATTGTGAAGGAGGTTTCATCTTATCTAAAGAAAGTTGGTTACAATCCTGATAAGGTCCCATTTGTCCCGATTTCTGGTTTTGAAGGGGACAATATGATCGAGCGGTCAACAAATCTCGACTGGTACAAGGGTCCCACACTTCTCGAGGCTCTTGATGCGATCAACGAGCCTAAAAGACCATCTGACAAGCCTTTACGTCTACCTCTTCAGGACGTGTACAAAATTGGAGGCATTGGGACTGTCCCAGTGGGCC GTGCAGCTAACTTTACGTCTCAAGTTATTATCATGAACCATCCGGGTCAAATTGGGAATGGTTATGCCCCTGTTCTTGATTGCCACACTTCACATATTGCGGTCAAATTTGCTGAGATTTTGACCAAGATTGATAGGCGGTCGGGTAAAGAGCTTGAAAAAGAGCCCAAGTTTTTGAAAAATGGTGATGCGGGTATGATCAAGATGGTTCCAACTAAACCCATGGTGGTCGAGACGTTTTCTGAGTATCCACCACTTGGGAGGTTTGCGGTCAGGGACATGAGGCAGACGGTTGCAGTTGGTGTTATCAAGAGTGTGGATAAGAAGGAACCAACTGGAGCTAAAGTGACTAAAGCAGCGGTGAAGAAGGGTGGGAAATGA
- the LOC139867603 gene encoding uncharacterized protein has product MARSILLQLARSQTRYHLNTSKIHTGFYPHKLGRCLTQKTHTATPFFNPATHLPAVQKRWASKSAAAADDSSKITIGPAKGVESEKDDQDSKVVYHGPISNTIKKVKLLSLSTCCLSVSLGPVITFMTSPDMNVILKGAVASSVIFLSASTTLALHWFVSPYIHKLRWQPGSDTFEVDMMTWLATFVTKTIKFSDIRLPETNRPFVTFKANGEFYFVDADHCHNKALLARLTPTTKATQDSALKNL; this is encoded by the exons ATGGCAAGATCAATTCTTCTTCAACTGGCCCGATCACAGACACGCTACCATCTCAACACATCTAAAATCCACACAG GGTTTTACCCGCACAAACTCGGAAGATGCCTAACTCAGAAAACTCACACTGCAACACCCTTCTTTAACCCTGCAACACATCTTCCGGCTGTGCAGAAACGTTGGGCGTCTAAGTCTGCTGCTGCTGCAGATGATAGCAGCAAGATCACCATTGGACCTGCAAAAGGCGTGGAATCAGAAAAGGATGATCAAGATTCAAAAGTGGTCTACCATGGGCCGATATCAAACACCATCAAGAAAGTGAAGCTTCTCTCTTTATCTACTTGCTGCCTCTCTGTATCATTAGGACCCGTAATTACCTTTATGACCTCACCCGATATGAATGTGATCTTGAAAGGTGCAGTTGCTTCTTCTGTTATATTCTTGAGTGCTTCCACCACTTTAGCACTTCATTGGTTTGTGAGCCCTTATATTCACAAGCTGAGGTGGCAGCCTGGTTCAGACACATTTGAGGTGGACATGATGACATGGCTAGCAACATTCGTTACCAAAACTATAAAGTTTTCTGATATTAGGTTACCGGAAACTAATAGACCTTTTGTGACATTTAAGGCGAATGGTGAGTTTTACTTTGTTGATGCTGATCACTGCCATAACAAGGCACTTTTAGCAAGATTAACACCAACAACAAAAGCAACCCAGGATTCGGCTCTCAAGAACTTGTGA
- the LOC139865924 gene encoding elongation factor 1-alpha-like isoform X1 — MGKEKTHVSIVVIGHVDSGKSTTTGHLIYKLGGIDKRVIEKFEKEAAEMNKRSFKYAWVLDKLKAERERGITIDIALWKFETTKYYCTVIDAPGHRDFIKNMITGTSQADCAILIIDSTTGGFEAGISKDGQTREHALLAFTLGVKQMICCCNKMDSTTPKYSKNRFDEIVKEVSSYLKKVGYNPDKVPFVPISGFEGDNMIERSTNLDWYKGPTLLEALDAINEPKRPSDKPLRLPLQDVYKIGGIGTVPVGRVETGVIKPNMVVTFGPTGLTTEVKSVEMHHEALQEALPGDNVGFNVKNVAVKDLKRGYVASNSKDDPAKGAANFTSQVIIMNHPGQIGNGYAPVLDCHTSHIAVKFAEILTKIDRRSGKELEKEPKFLKNGDAGMIKMVPTKPMVVETFSEYPPLGRFAVRDMRQTVAVGVIKSVDKKEPTGAKVTKAAVKKGGK, encoded by the exons ATGGGAAAGGAAAAGACTCATGTCAGCATTGTGGTTATTGGCCACGTGGACTCAGGCAAATCAACCACAACAGGTCATCTGATCTACAAGCTTGGAGGTATCGACAAGCGAGTAATCGAAAAGTTCGAGAAAGAAGCTGCTGAGATGAACAAACGCTCGTTTAAATACGCCTGGGTACTCGACAAGCTCAAGGCAGAACGTGAACGTGGTATCACAATCGATATCGCTCTTTGGAAATTCGAGACTACAAAGTATTATTGTACTGTTATTGACGCTCCTGGACATCGAGATTTTATTAAGAACATGATCACTGGAACATCTCAAGCCGATTGTGCTATTCTTATTATCGATTCCACAACTGGTGGCTTCGAAGCTGGTATTTCGAAAGATGGTCAGACACGTGAGCACGCGCTACTTGCTTTCACACTTGGTGTCAAACAGATGATTTGTTGCTGCAACAAG ATGGATTCTACAACTCCGAAGTACTCGAAGAACCGTTTCGATGAAATTGTGAAGGAGGTTTCATCTTATCTAAAGAAAGTTGGTTACAATCCTGATAAGGTCCCATTTGTCCCGATTTCTGGTTTTGAAGGGGACAATATGATCGAGCGGTCAACAAATCTCGACTGGTACAAGGGTCCCACACTTCTCGAGGCTCTTGATGCGATCAACGAGCCTAAAAGACCATCTGACAAGCCTTTACGTCTACCTCTTCAGGACGTGTACAAAATTGGAGGCATTGGGACTGTCCCAGTGGGCCGTGTTGAAACTGGAGTCATTAAGCCCAATATGGTTGTCACATTCGGCCCAACTGGGCTAACCACTGAAGTTAAGTCTGTTGAAATGCACCATGAAGCTTTACAAGAGGCGTTACCAGGTGACAATGTGGGATTCAATGTGAAAAATGTTGCGGTTAAAGATTTGAAACGTGGGTATGTTGCGTCTAATTCGAAAGATGATCCGGCTAAAGGTGCAGCTAACTTTACGTCTCAAGTTATTATCATGAACCATCCGGGTCAAATTGGGAATGGTTATGCCCCTGTTCTTGATTGCCACACTTCACATATTGCGGTCAAATTTGCTGAGATTTTGACCAAGATTGATAGGCGGTCGGGTAAAGAGCTTGAAAAAGAGCCCAAGTTTTTGAAAAATGGTGATGCGGGTATGATCAAGATGGTTCCAACTAAACCCATGGTGGTCGAGACGTTTTCTGAGTATCCACCACTTGGGAGGTTTGCGGTCAGGGACATGAGGCAGACGGTTGCAGTTGGTGTTATCAAGAGTGTGGATAAGAAGGAACCAACTGGAGCTAAAGTGACTAAAGCAGCGGTGAAGAAGGGTGGGAAATGA